The proteins below come from a single Papaver somniferum cultivar HN1 chromosome 11, ASM357369v1, whole genome shotgun sequence genomic window:
- the LOC113320406 gene encoding peroxidase 27-like: protein MTVMATLKFLSVLVLVFLVLDVSNGQGLKLGFYQKTCPNAESIIYKTTASYVSFNPTLPAALLRLHFHDCFVRGCDGSVLINSTSTNQTEKAAIPNLTARGFNVIDAAKAAVEKVCPGVVSCADILSLVARDSVAVIKGPWWNVPTGRRDGRVSIMTDAFTLPAPFFNSTQLIASFASKGLNAKDLAVLSGAHTIGVAACASFATRLYNFTGKGDSDPTLDSEYVPRLKSKCKPNDLVHTAEMDPGSFKTFDSSYYKLVSKRRGLFASDATLLDDPVTKAYVKSQARNHGATFFKDFAVSMEKMNAIEVLTGNAGEIRKHCALIN, encoded by the exons ATGACAGTCATGGCTACTCTAAAATTTCTTTCGGTTTtggttcttgtttttcttgtcttAGACGTAAGTAATGGTCAAGGTCTGAAACTGGGTTTCTACCAAAAGACATGTCCAAATGCTGAGTCTATTATTTACAAGACGACTGCTTCGTACGTTTCTTTTAATCCTACACTCCCTGCCGCATTATTGAGATTGCATTTCCATGATTGTTTCGTCAGG GGTTGTGATGGTTCAGTGTTAATAAATTCTACAAGCACAAATCAAACTGAGAAAGCAGCGATTCCTAATTTAACTGCTAGAGGTTTCAACGTTATTGATGCTGCAAAGGCTGCAGTAGAAAAAGTGTGCCCTGGAGTTGTTTCATGTGCGGACATTCTATCATTGGTTGCAAGAGATTCAGTAGCTGTG atTAAAGGACCATGGTGGAATGTACCCACCGGACGAAGAGATGGTAGAGTTTCGATTATGACAGATGCTTTTACACTACCAGCACCATTCTTCAATTCTACTCAATTGATAGCATCATTTGCATCAAAGGGGTTGAATGCAAAAGACCTTGCAGTCTTATCAG GTGCACACACAATTGGTGTTGCCGCTTGCGCCTCATTTGCAACAAGGTTGTACAACTTCACGGGCAAAGGAGATTCAGACCCGACATTGGACAGCGAGTATGTACCACGACTAAAGAGCAAGTGCAAGCCAAACGATTTAGTGCATACAGCCGAGATGGATCCAGGAAGTTTCAAAACATTTGACTCGAGTTACTATAAGCTTGTAAGTAAAAGAAGGGGATTATTTGCATCTGATGCAACTCTTCTTGACGACCCAGTGACTAAGGCTTATGTTAAGAGTCAAGCAAGAAACCATGGAGCAACTTTCTTCAAGGATTTTGCTGTGTCTATGGAGAAAATGAATGCGATTGAAGTTCTCACTGGTAATGCTGGTGAAATCAGAAAACATTGCGCTCTTATTAACTAA